One window from the genome of Anolis sagrei isolate rAnoSag1 chromosome 4, rAnoSag1.mat, whole genome shotgun sequence encodes:
- the LOC137096994 gene encoding integrase/recombinase xerD homolog isoform X2: MPSKKNVGGSKGKGPAKRAPAKRPPPTEDACEGEEAISPEALSGFRALLAAVQRGAPPAARAKTASTSNQEDILNAILSRLSAVESVVQQVAAVASHSRAEEPQVTPGAAQAEQQMTEQVVSAQPVGGTEVNPVPQQSAVSMVNPVTSSQVSTETPTTSQQEGDGSADRTLQTTRTQRRFEAGEVAGPSLADWNEELARGMGLALAPASKRAYIRTVREFSEFRNKYRLGEMVPVPPEHVIQFCILLRRSGLAPRSIQGKMSALAFWFKAQGWPDATNDFRIRKYLEGWARERGKPRDDRQPISPGILKGMLKVWPSVCSSPYEAALFHAASLTAFFGALRVSELVVGSKADKSDRALRWSDINLTPTQLQIVIRKSKTDQKAKGSVLKLSMCSDEELCPIRAMTTYVGHRGNKPGPLFIHGDGAPLTKYQFWTVTSKALEALGIKGQKFGTHSFRIGAASAAAAIGYDAAKIKALGRWKSGTYRTYVRPVTLY, translated from the exons ATGCCATCGAAGAAGAATGTGGGGGGCTCCAAGGGCAAAGGCCCTGCAAAAAGAGCTCCAGCGAAGAGGCCACCACCCACTGAGGATGCGTGCGAAGGAGAGGAAGCAATATCTCCGGAAGCCCTTAGTGGCTTTCGGGCCCTGTTGGCAGCAGTACAGAGGGGAGCGCCCCCTGCTGCCAGGGCTAAGACAGCTAGCACCTCCAATCAGGAAGACATATTAAATGCCATTTTGTCTCGTCTTTCTGCTGTAGAATCGGTGGTGCAGCAAGTTGCAGCCGTCGCTTCCCATAGCCGTGCTGAGGAGCCTCAAGTTACACCAGGAGCTGCCCAGGCTGAGCAGCAGATGACTGAACAGGTGGTTTCGGCACAGCCAGTGGGGGGAACTGAGGTCAACCCAGTTCCTCAGCAGTCTGCGGTGTCCATGGTCAACCCGGTCACATCGTCGCAGGTATCCACAGAGACACCAACGACGTCGCAGCAAGAGGGCGATGGAAGTGCAG ATCGAACGCTTCAGACAACTCGCACCCAACGCAGATTTGAGGCAGGAGAAGTTGCCGGACCATCTTTGGCAGATTGGAACGAGGAGTTAGCCAGGGGGATGGGCCTAGCCCTGGCTCCAGCTTCCAAGAGGGCTTACATCAGGACGGTTCGCGAGTTCAGCGAGTTCAGGAATAAGTATAGATTGGGTGAGATGGTTCCGGTTCCCCCTGAGCATGTTATCCAGTTCTGTATACTGCTCAGGAGATCAGGGCTAGCTCCACGTTCCATTCAGGGCAAGATGTCCGCATTGGCCTTTTGGTTCAAGGCCcaagggtggccagatgccacaAATGACTTTCGTATTAGGAAATACCTGGAGGGGTGGGCCAGGGAGCGTGGCAAGCCCCGTGACGATAGACAACCGATTTCTCCAGGCATCTTGAAGGGTATGTTGAAGGTCTGGCCATCGGTTTGCTCATCACCTTATGAGGCAGCGCTTTTTCATGCAGCCTCTCTCACGGCCTTTTTTGGAGCATTAAGGGTTAGTGAATTGGTGGTGGGATCGAAGGCTGACAAATCAGACAGAGCACTTCGTTGGTCAGACATCAATTTGACCCCAACACAGTTGCAAATTGTTATAAGAAAGTCAAAGACCGACCAGAAGGCCAAGGGAAGTGTGCTGAAACTCTCGATGTGCAGTGATGAAGAGCTGTGCCCGATAAGAGCCATGACTACATACGTGGGCCACAGAGGGAACAAACCTGGTCCCCTCTTCATACATGGGGATGGGGCCCCTCTTACTAAATACCAATTCTGGACAGTTACATCAAAGGCACTGGAGGCCTTGGGCATCAAGGGGCAGAAGTTTGGGACACATTCCTTTCGAATAGGAGCAGCATCAGCTGCAGCGGCAATCGGATATGATGCTGCAAAAATTAAGGCTTTGGGGAGGTGGAAGTCGGGGACTTATCGGACTTATGTCCGCCCCGTGACACTGTACTGA
- the LOC137096994 gene encoding integrase/recombinase xerD homolog isoform X1 has protein sequence MAYHVLLINRMPSKKNVGGSKGKGPAKRAPAKRPPPTEDACEGEEAISPEALSGFRALLAAVQRGAPPAARAKTASTSNQEDILNAILSRLSAVESVVQQVAAVASHSRAEEPQVTPGAAQAEQQMTEQVVSAQPVGGTEVNPVPQQSAVSMVNPVTSSQVSTETPTTSQQEGDGSADRTLQTTRTQRRFEAGEVAGPSLADWNEELARGMGLALAPASKRAYIRTVREFSEFRNKYRLGEMVPVPPEHVIQFCILLRRSGLAPRSIQGKMSALAFWFKAQGWPDATNDFRIRKYLEGWARERGKPRDDRQPISPGILKGMLKVWPSVCSSPYEAALFHAASLTAFFGALRVSELVVGSKADKSDRALRWSDINLTPTQLQIVIRKSKTDQKAKGSVLKLSMCSDEELCPIRAMTTYVGHRGNKPGPLFIHGDGAPLTKYQFWTVTSKALEALGIKGQKFGTHSFRIGAASAAAAIGYDAAKIKALGRWKSGTYRTYVRPVTLY, from the exons ATGGCATATCATGTTCTTCTTATCAACAGGATGCCATCGAAGAAGAATGTGGGGGGCTCCAAGGGCAAAGGCCCTGCAAAAAGAGCTCCAGCGAAGAGGCCACCACCCACTGAGGATGCGTGCGAAGGAGAGGAAGCAATATCTCCGGAAGCCCTTAGTGGCTTTCGGGCCCTGTTGGCAGCAGTACAGAGGGGAGCGCCCCCTGCTGCCAGGGCTAAGACAGCTAGCACCTCCAATCAGGAAGACATATTAAATGCCATTTTGTCTCGTCTTTCTGCTGTAGAATCGGTGGTGCAGCAAGTTGCAGCCGTCGCTTCCCATAGCCGTGCTGAGGAGCCTCAAGTTACACCAGGAGCTGCCCAGGCTGAGCAGCAGATGACTGAACAGGTGGTTTCGGCACAGCCAGTGGGGGGAACTGAGGTCAACCCAGTTCCTCAGCAGTCTGCGGTGTCCATGGTCAACCCGGTCACATCGTCGCAGGTATCCACAGAGACACCAACGACGTCGCAGCAAGAGGGCGATGGAAGTGCAG ATCGAACGCTTCAGACAACTCGCACCCAACGCAGATTTGAGGCAGGAGAAGTTGCCGGACCATCTTTGGCAGATTGGAACGAGGAGTTAGCCAGGGGGATGGGCCTAGCCCTGGCTCCAGCTTCCAAGAGGGCTTACATCAGGACGGTTCGCGAGTTCAGCGAGTTCAGGAATAAGTATAGATTGGGTGAGATGGTTCCGGTTCCCCCTGAGCATGTTATCCAGTTCTGTATACTGCTCAGGAGATCAGGGCTAGCTCCACGTTCCATTCAGGGCAAGATGTCCGCATTGGCCTTTTGGTTCAAGGCCcaagggtggccagatgccacaAATGACTTTCGTATTAGGAAATACCTGGAGGGGTGGGCCAGGGAGCGTGGCAAGCCCCGTGACGATAGACAACCGATTTCTCCAGGCATCTTGAAGGGTATGTTGAAGGTCTGGCCATCGGTTTGCTCATCACCTTATGAGGCAGCGCTTTTTCATGCAGCCTCTCTCACGGCCTTTTTTGGAGCATTAAGGGTTAGTGAATTGGTGGTGGGATCGAAGGCTGACAAATCAGACAGAGCACTTCGTTGGTCAGACATCAATTTGACCCCAACACAGTTGCAAATTGTTATAAGAAAGTCAAAGACCGACCAGAAGGCCAAGGGAAGTGTGCTGAAACTCTCGATGTGCAGTGATGAAGAGCTGTGCCCGATAAGAGCCATGACTACATACGTGGGCCACAGAGGGAACAAACCTGGTCCCCTCTTCATACATGGGGATGGGGCCCCTCTTACTAAATACCAATTCTGGACAGTTACATCAAAGGCACTGGAGGCCTTGGGCATCAAGGGGCAGAAGTTTGGGACACATTCCTTTCGAATAGGAGCAGCATCAGCTGCAGCGGCAATCGGATATGATGCTGCAAAAATTAAGGCTTTGGGGAGGTGGAAGTCGGGGACTTATCGGACTTATGTCCGCCCCGTGACACTGTACTGA